The genomic DNA AGTCATTCCCCTACCCAGGCATGGCAAATGCTTCCCCAAGTTAGTAGCAGGCCTTGGTCCCAAATGGAGGGCCCCTGGGTGAGGCTGGCCAGTGCTTTGGCACTGCTGCTGCTCCTTCCAGTGGGGTTAACAGACTTGCTGGGCCACTTCTCACTGCAACCACTCAGCCACAGCCTGGGAAGACCCAAGTAGGAGAAAGGAAACCAAGAGCAGGAGGGAAATGTGAGCTGAGCGCCACAGAGCTGTGGCAGGGTGGGAGGTCAAGGTACCAATGAGCAAATTAGCCTGGTACTTCATAACAATATTCCTGtaaagcaaaagggaaaaaagctaGGTCCATGAACTGCTCATGGGGAATTCCACATACAGTTCCCTCTTTACTTGGTGAAGAGCTGGTGATGGTAAGTCCTGTTCCTTGGTCCCAGTTCTCCCCAGCATCCCACCTCTGTGCTCAGTCTTCCTCTTCAGGGGCCAGGCTGGAACCGGCCTCCTGGGGGCTGGGGCGAAGCTGAGGGAAGAGTGCATTATTCCTGATCGCTGCACCCTCCCTTGCCCACTATCCTGCTTTCTTCCTACAGGAAGGAAGTAGGAACTTGCAGAATGGAAGGGGGGCCTAGCCACTTCAGAAACCCAGCAGCAGGGCAGCGGTGAGCCCTGGGAGATTCCAAGGGCACTCTCTCCACCCCACCCACCTCCAGCCCTTCTCCAGCACCCTCATTGCATGCCACTCCTGTCATTGCCAAAGGGTATTTTACAGAATTATTCTccctgaaaagataaaaataatcttcCCCCACCATCCCTGAGACTGGCCCCCCGTCTATTGAACCCAGGTCCTGCAGGAACTCGGCAGTGGGCACTGATGCGTGATCCCGGGCTGCTTCGGGGAGTGCTTCATGCTTCCTGTTCCACCTTCCAACCACTTCCTCACTCCCCATTCAGTTCAGAGGCCCTGGGCAGGCTCGGGGCCCTTCCTGATGCATTGCCAGACGGTACTGTCTTCACAGGTCTAAGTCACCTTTGCATTCAGTGAGTTGCTTGACCTACGGCCAATCCAGCATGTCACTCGGTCTTCCCCTGGTCCTGACCCACTGCTTCATCACCCAGGACAGGCTATCTCATGGGTCCCGGGAGTTGCCATGCCGGCTCTGTTCACTGGACCATCTACCCTGTCCACTCTGCTGCCTCTTTCCTATTGGCCATCTAACCACAGCCACTCTGCTGCCTCGTTCCTATTGGCCAACTAGCAACAGCCACTCTGCTGCCTCGTTCCTATTGGCCAACTAGCAACAGCCACTCTGCTGCCTCTTTCCTATTGGCCAACTAGCACAGCCACTCTGCTGCCCCTCTTTCTATTGGCCAACTAGCACAGCCAAGCCTCTTCcgtggaggaggagagagaggaagaaagagaaacagttaCAAGAAAAGTTCAAGCTTTCCTCCTCTCCACCCCTCCTTGATCCGCTATCTCTTTCCGTTCCTTGGGAAATAATGTCTTTCATACCCTCCAAggtaatgcattttttttttccaacttgttAACTACTAAAATTGGAGCTTGCCTGTTAGAGACTGAAAAGCACCATGTCGTAGTTAATGAGCAGTGCGTGTTCTTTCTTAGTGGGAACATGGAGTACGTTGTGTCTTACTGTGGAAGGTGACTTGGAGGAGGTGAAATGCGGTATGCTGCTTGAAAGGGGCCACTGCATTCCCCATTTATTTTCAGGTGTCACTTAATTCTAATCTATTGTATTCTGGTTTCTCTTCCCAACCATGTTACTGAGAAATGCTTGCCTATGGTTGTCCAGGGTCTCCTAATTCTTAAAACTTGTCTTTTCCTGTCTGTGTTTTACTTACCCGGATGGTGTTTTTGACAGAAGCCTTCTAGAATCGACCTCCCTGTTCCCAGAGCACACCATCtctgctgtctctccctctcctctcctctccaacCTTTCTGATGCAGGCCTTGGAGTCTCTTGGTCCCTGGGGCCAGTGATCCTCAGGATTTCTTCCTCAGTCCTCTATTCCTGCTACCCCTGTGCCTGGCAATGACACTGTTACCCTTTCTTCATCTGTCACCTGCAGACCAAAGGCTACCGAGTCTGGGCCTGTACTGGGATCTCCCTCTGGGCCCCTGCCTGCAGAATGTCTCTCCTTGCATTTTCATTCCATAAACCAGCGGTTCTCAGTCTGCAGCAATGTCTCCCCCGTACCCTTGCCACAGGACGTGTGACAATGTTTGGAGATGTTTTTAGCTGTCACAACTTGGTGGGATGCTGCTGGTATCTAGTGGGTACCGGCCAGGGACACTACTAAACATTCTATAGTATTTAACACAGTCCCCTACAACAACGAATTATCCAGCCCTGAATGCCAACAGTAGCATGTCTAAGAAGCTCTGCCATAGGCACGTCAGGTGGACAGTGCCCCGAGCTGAACTTCCCCTTGAACATCTTCCATTATGAGTTGCCATTGCATCCTGTTTCCatgtctgtctctcccactggGCTGGGAGCTCATGGATATGAACCATTTTATTCATCTCCTCATCTCCAGTCCCTATAAGAGAATATGACTGGAATATTAGATACTCAGGCAGCATGGCTGAATTAATGAAACATGTCATCACTGCCTTATGTTCCAGACAGTGCAAGGTCTTTGAAGGCAGGGGTCATGATAACCTACCACTGGGTGCTGAGGAAAGGTGGGAGCAGTGTGTGAACTTCGAGAtttggggagaggggagaaaagtTATAGAACGGAATTTCCATACCTCTGTTGGGTAAGTGTGGGCCAGTCTGTGGCCACAAAatgtatacaaagaaaaaagcctatatccaaaggattataaatcattctattataaggacacatgcacatgaatgtttattgcatcattgtttacagtagcaaagacttggaaccaacccaaatgcccatcgatgatagactggacagggaaaatgtgacacatatacaccatggaatactatgcagccataaaaaacgatgagtttgtgtcctttgtagggacatggatgaacctggaaaccatcattctcagcaaactgacacaagaacagaaaatcaaacaccacatgttctcactcataggcaggtgttgaacaatgagaacacatgggcacaggaagcggagcatcacatgctggggtctgtgggaggaaactaggggagggacagtgtggggtggggagttggggagggatagcatggggagaaatgccagatataggtgatggggaggaaggcagcaaatcacactgccatgtatgcacctatgcaactatcttgcatgctcttcacatgtaccccaaaacctaaaatgcaataaaatatacatataaagaaaaagaaaaaagcctgaaAGCAATTTAGTCTattacttttttgaaaaattgtcaGGTTGAATGGGTAGAAAAGGCATATGTTAGTAAAATGAGGTCTATGTTAGTAAAATGAGATTTTAGAAAGTAAAGGCTGATATGAGAGGAAAGCCGTGCCCAGACTGTGTTTGGAATAGTAAATACACTCTAAAGTCAAACCAAAAGGAAGAATGCcaagaaaataagtagaaaacctgggaggagaaaaaaaggacaaataagaCATTTTGGCAGTAGGTAAATTTTCCCATCATTTTAGCATTCTATTATATTCTTGTTTGGGTACGATATAATTGTCTTTACATTCCCAAAATTACTCAAAGGAGAGATTCATAAAACAACAGATTATTGTAACTCCACTTATTTTACCTCAAACTCTGCTTCCTTTGTATTTCCTCTGCAAAAGGCATTTTTACAAAGCTGGGAGCCCCATCCATCCCGCTCCTGTGGATTGAAGGAGCCCATGTCATCCACCTCATTCCTGGGGGCATCCCTTCCCTATGTTTCCTCTCTCTTAGCctaatttctctcatttcttttattttgatttgctgTATGGCAGGTCTCTTTTTGAGCCGACAATTTATACCTGAATATGAATttataagtttatattttttctcatttttttcctggatTCATTTGGATACCTTGGATCTAGTTATAAAAGCAAAGCCTCTTGGATTGGATGGGAGGAAATTCTCCCCTGAGAATCAGGAAAGCATGAAGAATTCCTATGGCTGAAGAAACCCTGTTGGAGGGCAGGGAACAATACATCCCCCACAGGACATTAGGCCTGGGGAAAACGTGTATACACGTGTGTGTTTCCACGTACACATGTATGCGTCCATCCTTGCAGTCTTGAGATATCCACAGCCAGGACTCTCGTTCTTCCCAGAAACACTGCCCTCAACTGACGGCTCAAAAGACATGTGCTACTACTTAGAAGAAGGGAAGGCTTTTGGAGTGGTTTACGGTGATCTGGAGAACAATATTGCATACCGACAGAAAAAACATGGGAGAACTTATTCTGACCGACGTCAATTATTAAAAGCCACATAAAGTAGGCTTTTATCATGTCAGAAGTTTCTGTTGACCTGTGCTAGGGCATTTCTGAAATGAGAGGATAAGATAAAAAAGAGGGACAAATTAGGTTGTTAGACATTAAACTCCATCACCGTCCTTCCTCACTGAATGCGGCAAAGCAATACAAGTAAGAAACACAATAATGGTTCCAACCAGTGTGCCCGCCCCCTCCCGGTAAACATCCTCACAACACCATGGGCATGTATGTATCTGCATCTTATTGTCCAGTTTACAGCTAAAGAATCTGGATCTCACAGCAAAAGTCCATTCAGCTCGTACGTGGGGGGGTCAGGATCCAACTACAGGCTCTGGATGTTTTCAAAGAAAGCACTCTTTCCATTCAACTATGAATTTAATAAACAACCCAATAAGAATTTCCGTACAAAGAATTTTTTATTGACAttgtaagaaacattttttttctttgttacaaAAGGACTAAGTGGTTCTGAAAGCAAAGGTAGAGTTCATCTGTGGCTGGGCTGCAGCCCCGGGCTTGAGGTGGGCAAGATCACCGGGACCGCAGGCTTGTCCGAGGAACGCCTGGGCCAGTCACTTCAGAACGCTATGCCTACAATACTTAAATGTATTTacatgtgtttcttttaaaaaaggattacacattttattttttaaaaatctaaaaaaggtgaaaaaaatgaacttgtattttattttacacgTCTGCAGGATACACAAGGGTAACTTGTCAAAAGAGAACATCCTCCTATCAGTTCAAAACAACACAGGAATCCAGGACACAAGACAGCCCTGACTCTGCTACCATCACGCACTCTCTGGCCAGTGCATGCACAGCCTTGGAGTGCTGATTGGACAACACCAACTGGTCCCTCTCATCGACAAGATGAACATAAAATAAGGCACATATATCGTAAGAATCAAAACTTTGTGGCTCAAGAGGAAGAGCCAATGTGTGAGGAGCTGGGAGGGGTtaactttttcagaaaaataaaacaaaaatggttagaaaaataaaaagtttgacaCATACATTAAGTAGGAGTACCAGGTGTGAGCCTGCATTTTTTATAAAAGGCAGGATGGTGACACTAGTGAGGCGGTCCTCTCGCTCTAAATACATAGGTTAGAGAAATTGAGAGAGGCTGGGAATGGGTCTCAAGACATGAGATGCCTAGCCTACAGAGATCCCCAAAGATGCCCAAAAGGATGCTTCTAAGTGACCTCAAAAGACCTTCCTTCCACTGGACTGCCACGACAGATCATTGAAATTCTGGAGGAgttactttcttcttcccttcctcctctcctccatccTGAAATTTCCATATTGAGAGAAGCCAACCATTCAGCTGAAACTTGCATCTCCTGCAAATCTAAAAGCAATAGCAAGggaagcaaataagaaaaaaaatgggggaaACCCAGAAAATGACCTGAAACCACAGGAAGGAGCAGAAGCACAAGACAACAGTGGTGGGCCTGATCACATTCGTCCCTCCACGAAGGACGAAGCTGGTGCAGGAAATGATAGTAACTGAGAAATGCAGTTGCATCCAAGAATACTACTGGGAGAGCCCACGGATGGAGGAGGTCCGCATGGTGCCTTCCATCCAAGCTCCTTGCTCAGGAGTGGAGAACACTCAGGCCCCATGCTTTGAAAACAAGGGTTGGAAAGGGATTGAGCCAAACCATTAGAGCACACCAGATAAGACCAGGACCTAGAGATAAGGAGATTCGTGGAAAAGTGAGACTGGATCTCTGATTTTGTGACAACATCATGTCCTGTTTCAGAAACACAGAGAAAGCCTTGCTTTTTCAGCCGAAAAGTGTAGAGCCTCTACTCTCCTAAGCTTAGATCACTCATTCTCTTTTGTTCTGGGGCTGTTCCAAAGGAGACACATCCTTTAATTTCAAAGACGACTTACATGGAGGAGGACAAGCAGGCATGGAGGGGGAATTGCGGCATCCCTCTGCTCATCTCAGGAACATCCAGTTGAAAGCAAACCCAGCAGTCTTAGCCAAAGTCCCCAACGGCAAATCAACCTCCATGCAGAGATTCTTGGTTCAAATGAAAGCAACATAAACATGAGAAAAGTGGGCGGGTCCTAACACTATtatctaacattttattttacttgattttGTCCTTCTGCTGTAATTGAAATGGGAGGAATAAAGGGGAAAAGCCACATAATTGAATTATCAATCACTTCCAATAAATCCAATTCCGGgggtcaatggaacagaatacagcaGGTAGCCCCAGGTGttcatattttaatagtttatatgttttttaaagcaatatgcTGGAAAATCCATGTACTCTTTGCACACACAGTATGACCTTGGGGCACAGCTGCACTTCAAaaatctttaaatgttttaatccAAAACAGAAGTACAGATCTAGTCCACATGACGGACTAACCGCATGTAACATTTAACTTCGTCAATGGATGCAGCATTCAATAGACAGGATGTGAAAAAACGCATCCACACAGCTACTAAACACCTTCCCTAGGGctctcaaaacactaaaaatggCTGAAGCAATTTATTCCCACTGTGTGGGCTTTCTCTTTTACAACTAAGTTTTATAAATCCCTCAAAATAAGGTATTTAGAATAGAAATTCTCCTTCACTGTAGCGGAATTAATAAATGTTACTGATACAGCTGCTTGTGGGGTTGTTTAAATACCTATATACTTAGAGCTATATATCATCCATTCTCAGTTACAATGGAAAGAGATGGAACTAATCAGCAAATACAACAAACCCACAAATATTCCCCCAACTAATTTTACCCAATTGCTTCAATCTACAAGCTCTCTAATTCCTTACCAGAACAGATAGAAGTAGCAACGTGGCTGAGTGTCACCAACTGCCTGTCCCTTCTCTCTGGCGTGTTAAACAGCAGTGAATATTCATGAAGGTAGTGGGAGGAGAGGCACATGTGGTCACTGAGAACCGGCCATACAGACACAGCCTCCCCCAAAGCACACTTACGAACACCAAGAGCTGAAAACCGAAACTGTGAGCGCCTGTTTCATCTGCAAGAGCCCCACGTTCCCACTTCCGTGTAACTGTGGAAAGAGTGTCCTGAACTGAATTGGGGATGGGGAGAACATGTGTATTCTGCCAACTATGCTACAGTGCACCACAAAAGATTCTTAAACTCACTATCCATATTCTGATTCTTGTGCCCAATGtgggaattaaaataaaaaacagaaatcaaaacacaaaacgaaacaTGGAGCACATGTAAAGGAGAATTTTAAAAGCTGGAAGCGTTTAACTCCTTGGTCACAAGCACACCAACTCCTATTTCCTTTGAGCAACAGCAAAACATGTCAAATCCTTTAATTTGACTGCTCTTCTAAACGAAAGAATATGCACATCACACATTTACATTGGTTTACTAAAAAAGGGGGCGGGCttacagtttgtttgtttgtttgttttaaaaaaagagggtGGTTTGAGTGTAACAATACTGATTCAAAACTGAAATGGAAGACAGTTTCTCCCTAGAATACTTTAGGGTTTTTCAGAGTCCTTTTCCATAAAAGGAATATATTTGAAACACATCCCAGGTAGGTGAGATGAGATTGCTAACATAcatacagaactaaaaaaaaaaaaaaaaaaaaaaaaacagccaaaacaAAGTCAGTTTAATCTTTTCGACTTCTATAGATTTATGTTTGTTGCAGTCCTTTTCTTTCCTAAAGCCTATTGCATAACTGCAAGGAATTTGCTTTCTTCCGCTAGGGAGGTCAGCAAAGAACTCATGTCCCCGATAGCCATGTTGGTGGTGCTCATGGACAGCGCTGGGAACGGGAGGGATGCCCGAGGCGTGGTGAGACGGGAGGAGCTATGGGAAAGGTTCTGAATGATACTTGGGCTCAGGGCCCCTGACATCAGGCTGGAGTGGTCCCCATCATCTATGATGGCATCGAAATCAATCTGTACCCCTTCCAGGTCATGGCTGTCGAGGCTGTCCACTGTGCTTGTCACCTGATTAGCACCTGGGGAAAGTAACTCAGAGTTTTTGGCGCTGGTCCCCTGTAGCAGGCAGCTGGCGTCTGAAATGGAGAATGAACCAGCTTTCGTGTCTTGCTGACTGAAGCCCACGGTTTGGTCATAGAACTGACCAGAGTAATTCTGCAGATTAGAGCACAGAGGATGGGGCTGCCCTTTCATCTCCATCTTGATGCCATTCACCCTGCAGGTCTGACTTGTGTCACTGAGCTGCCCTGACTGCAGAGCAAGGCTGCCCCTTGGCACAGCCTGGCACCTGCTGCCCCCAAAGCTGGCACATGGCTGGTAGCCCCTGACAACTGCCAAGCTTGACGGCTGGCTGCCCATGCCGTGAGCCCCTGGCAGGCAGCTCTCTGGACCTTGATAGATGTTGATATGTGAGGTAGCACTAACCTGCCCAAGCATCTGCTGACTGGGACGGCCTGCCCCCTGGTGCTGCATGCTGTTGCCAAGGAGCTGGTGAGCCAGGTACCCCTGTCCCACCGGGTCCTGGGTCTGCATGCCATTTACCGTGCTGCCAGCTGACTCATTTGGCACTACTGGCAGGCTGAAATTCAGCGGGGCCCCGCTCCCTTGCATGGGGGTACTTTTCAGCTTTGAGGCTTGAATCCCTGCCCCACAGGCAGCGTCTAGCGCACCAGGGGCCACTGGCTGCCTGTTGAGACAGTTTCCATACTGCAGGGCCTTGTAGGGCTGTTCATGGAAGGCATTTCCACTGGTGCCACTTCCGGGGCTGCTGTGCAGTACCACGTGCTCTGGGCCACCATAGGGGCTGCTGTTCTCCCCGAGATAGCCCCCAGCGGGCCCGCTCCTCAGAGGGTTCTGtgggtgtaccaccatgccatTGCAGAACCCAAAGGCGCGAGTCTGAGGCATGGCGGGCCGCGGGCCACACTTGAGCTTGGAGGAGGACAGGTCGGCGCTTCCGGAGCTGACCTCATTCCACTGGATGGGCTGGTCCGTTTTGCTGCCCTCGGGGCAGGGCTGCTCGAGGGCATGGAACTGCTGGCCCGCGTGGCTGTCTGGCAGGCCGGGCGTGTCAAAGTCACCGGGCCCGTGCGGCACTTTGCTCTCATCCGGGAGGGCGCTCGGGAAGTGCTGCTCGTACCCTGCTTGATTCTGGGAATTTAAATACTGCACCACGTCGTCCGGCAGGAAATCCTCATCGTTCAAGTTGGCATCAGCGTCCATGCTCAGGGACTCCAGGGTGACATTCTCGGTGATGCTAGGAGGACACGGGGACGAGTGGAAGTTTCGGGGCTGGCCGCCCTCGGGCCGTGTGTAATTCTGAAGCACGAGGCTGCGCTTCTCCGTGGACTGGGCCATCGCCTGGGGGTTGCAGCTGCTGAGGCTGCTGAATCGCGGCACCCGGGGCAGGGCCAGGCCCTCGGAGCCCGTGCGCACGGGGTCGCTGGCTCTCCTCACCCCATGGCCCGGTGCGTCGTGCGGCTGCAGATGGCGCCGCCCGTAGCCGTGGGCTCCCCCGTCGCTGCACCTCCTCGGGACGTGGACGGGAGGCAGGGCCACGCCGGGCTCGAGGGGTTCCCCGAGCAGCGCCAGGCGCGTCTTCAGGCTCATcctctccatgttgggcaggggCGTGGGCGGTGGTCCGCCCGTGGCCGCCGCGTACTTGGCCTTGAGGCGGTACTGCTGGGCGGGCGTGAGGCTGAGCAGGCTGGGCAGGCCGTCGCCCTGGCTGGCCTCGCTGGAGCGGCGCGAGGCGTCAGTGGAGATCGGGTCGTAGGAGTCGGCCACACTCACGTTCTGCGGCCGGCCCTCGGCCTGCGACGCCTCGCTGGAGCGGCGGCTGGAGAAGCAGGGCGAGATCCCCGAGGAGCGGCGGCTGCTCAGGTAGGCCGAGCTGATGGTGCTGGCGCTGCTGTCCCTCCTGTTGAGCATGTTCAGCATGGTGACGTCCACCCCAGAGAGGTCGCTTCTGCCCGGGAGAAGTGTCATGGGCCCACCCAAGCTGCAGGTGTTGTTGGACTGTGtgcctggagacagagaaagggagagagggtgCGGAGATGAATTCCCTTCGAGGATGACTTACACCAGGCATGCGGTAGCCCTTTTTTGTAAAGGGCCAGCTAGAAACCAGTTTTGGTGTCCCAGGCCACACTGTGGGCCtcacaactactcagctctgcagTGTAGCCCCAACGTAGCCACAGACAGCAGTGAGAGAGCAGGCATGGCTGGGTGCCTATGAAGCTTTCTTTATAAAAACGGGGGGTGGCTGGCGATGAACTCCCTCAAGTCGGTGAAGTCCCTCCCCAAGCACAGCACAAGGACAAAAAGAATCTTGGGATGTGTACACAACGCTTGAGTTCTAGCCAAGTCCCCAGGCAAAGGTATTCCATGAGTTTCACATTCATGCTCAGGGCGTCCTGTTCATGCCACATCCTATCAACAGGGAACACCTGGGTTGGTGCAGGGGTGCGCTTCACCCTCAGGTGCTTTCAGAAGTATAATCTCAGAAGCACAAAGTGACCTGTGGACTGACAAGAGGGAGGGATTTTGGCCTTTTCTTGAACGggacaaatataaataaaagtggcTGCTAacctcctgtttttttgtttttgagaccgagtttcgttcttgttacccaggctggagtgcaatgtcgtgatctcggctcaccgcaacctccgcctcctgggttcaagcagttctcctgcctcagcctcccaagtagctgggactacaggcgtgtgccaccatgcccagctaatttttgtatttttttagtagagacggggtttcaccatgttgaccaggatggtcttaatctcttgagcttgtgatccacccgcctcggcctcccaaagtgctgggattacaggcctgagccaccgtgcccagccacctcctgtttttaaattctggaaaCTAGAGACAGAGTGGCAAGCACAGCTGCCTCTACTGCAGCATTCTCTTACCCTAGTCTAACAGTTACGATTTCACCATCAGAATATGAGTCATGCACAGTCACTTCTTTTTTTCAATAATATCCACTTCctagctgtttttaaaatatggaccATCCAAAAAGGCAACTTCAATGGGCTGAGCATTAACAGATGGTTACGGCTTCATTTTAGGACTGGTGGAGAAACTGGCAAACATAAAACTGAGAGTCTGcgtttaaaagaacagaaaaaagaaccCTGAGCAGATGCATGGTCTGATGTGGAACTCACCATTTCCTATGAGAGGAGAGACTGCAGGGGCTTTAGGGGGTAGAATGGGGTTCAGTCGCGGAAACATTCCATTCACTTGTTTTAGCCTTTCTAGTTTTACGTGCTCCATCCACTTGGTCCCTGCCGGGTTTCTCCTGCCTTGCAAAGCGAGGGCTGTGGTTGCAGTGGAAATGGTCGAGTCCATGATTGGGGTTTCATCGATGGCACCGAGGTCTCCTATACTACCTCCGTCGGTCAGAGGAAGCTCGAGCCCACTGTTGGAATAGTTGCTGATGGGGGACTGCTGGCTGCTGCATGAAGCCTGACCACCAGGGCTTGGCTGAGATGTCTGTTGGGGTCaagtggaaaggaaagaaatgtcacCAGGGAGGGTCAAGGAAAGGGAGCCAATAACGAGAACTCATGCATGTCAAGATTTTCAAGATCATCTGTTGGttgaatgagaagaaaaactaTGTTCTGGTGAATGGAGCTGGCCTCTTTTGGCCAAAATGACTGATGGACCAGGCTAATGGGCACTGGGAGGCAATGGACAGCCTAGTATGCTAGCTGCAGTGTCACTGGCATGGTATCAGCCATGAAATCCTGCCCTAATCGCCAACTCTGAAAACACATTTCTTAGTTCCAACCCCACCTCCACCACTTTATTCTTCGGGCACATCACTTAGCcactctaaacctcagtttccttatctatagaaCGGGGACCATTAATTTCAGGGATTGTTGTCAGGAATTAAGTGTGAAACCCAGAGAGCTCCCAGATATAAAAAGACCTGGATAATAGAAATTGGCTCACAGGGTGTTAGCAATTATTACGATCCCAGGTGGTTTTAGTCTTTAGGTTCATTTTGCTCAGCTGAAACATAAATGTAAGATATGCGTCATCAGCCATATTGCCTTCTCCACCAGGAGCCCCTACAGGCTGTTCACGGTTAGCCAAGTTCTTTGtagcctctcctccctccttccacagTTTCCTGCTTTTGTAGAACCTCAACCAAGGTGTCAGCAAAAGCAGCTGAGAGAGGTAAAACTTCAGTCACTTAGCCTGTGCTATACCCAGAAATAAAGATACCCAGGCTGCAGATCACAGCCGTCATGAGTCTATAGAATGATTTCACCATTCCTCTTAGTGTACTCGCTAACAGTTCACTAGGAGGATTAGGAAATCATTCCCTAACCCCAACCAAGTAGACTCTGTAAGACAATGCTGCAAACAGTGGAATGTTAGTGTAGTCTACCGGTCCTCAGTCAGGGAACGTACTGCCTCCTCTCGTTCCCAGGGCTCCTGGGAATTCAGGTGGAAAGTCTAGGGATTACTACATAAAACGGCCTATACTGCACAGGACAGTCACACAACACAAATGCTGTATCTGAAGTTCCAGCGGTGTCCTGGTTGATTAACAGTCAAATGCTTTTTGTACAGATAAGCAAAGTGATGTTCAGAGAAGTTCAGTGgctgc from Callithrix jacchus isolate 240 chromosome 11, calJac240_pri, whole genome shotgun sequence includes the following:
- the GLI3 gene encoding transcriptional activator GLI3 isoform X4, which translates into the protein MEAQSHSSTATEKKKVENSIVKCSTRADVSEKAVASSTTSNEDESPGQTYHRERRNAITMQPQNVQGLSKVSEEPSTSSDERASLIKKEIHGSLPHLAEPSVPYRGTVFAMDPRNGYMEPHYHPPHLFPAFHPPVPIDARHHEGRYHYDPSPIPPLHMPSALSSSPTYPDLPFIRISPHRNPAAASESPFSPPHPYINPYMDYIRSLHSSPSLSMISATRGLSPTDAPHAGVSPAEYYHQMALLTGQRSPYADIIPSAATAGTGAIHMEYLHAMDSTRFPSPRLSARPSRKRTLSISPLSDHSFDLQTMIRTSPNSLVTILNNSRSSSSASGSYGHLSASAISPALSFTYSSAPVSLHMHQQILSRQQSLGSAFGHSPPLIHPAPTFPTQRPIPGIPTVLNPVQVSSGPSESSQNKPTSESAVSSTGDPMHSKRSKIKPDEDLPSPGARGQQEQPEGTTLVKEEGDKDESKQEPEVIYETNCHWEGCTREFDTQEQLVHHINNDHIHGEKKEFVCRWLDCSREQKPFKAQYMLVVHMRRHTGEKPHKCTFEGCTKAYSRLENLKTHLRSHTGEKPYVCEHEGCNKAFSNASDRAKHQNRTHSNEKPYVCKIPGCTKRYTDPSSLRKHVKTVHGPEAHVTKKQRGDIHPRPPPPRDSGSHSQSRSPGRLTQGALGEQQDLSNTTSKREECLQVKTVKAEKPMTSQPSPGGQASCSSQQSPISNYSNSGLELPLTDGGSIGDLGAIDETPIMDSTISTATTALALQGRRNPAGTKWMEHVKLERLKQVNGMFPRLNPILPPKAPAVSPLIGNGTQSNNTCSLGGPMTLLPGRSDLSGVDVTMLNMLNRRDSSASTISSAYLSSRRSSGISPCFSSRRSSEASQAEGRPQNVSVADSYDPISTDASRRSSEASQGDGLPSLLSLTPAQQYRLKAKYAAATGGPPPTPLPNMERMSLKTRLALLGEPLEPGVALPPVHVPRRCSDGGAHGYGRRHLQPHDAPGHGVRRASDPVRTGSEGLALPRVPRFSSLSSCNPQAMAQSTEKRSLVLQNYTRPEGGQPRNFHSSPCPPSITENVTLESLSMDADANLNDEDFLPDDVVQYLNSQNQAGYEQHFPSALPDESKVPHGPGDFDTPGLPDSHAGQQFHALEQPCPEGSKTDQPIQWNEVSSGSADLSSSKLKCGPRPAMPQTRAFGFCNGMVVHPQNPLRSGPAGGYLGENSSPYGGPEHVVLHSSPGSGTSGNAFHEQPYKALQYGNCLNRQPVAPGALDAACGAGIQASKLKSTPMQGSGAPLNFSLPVVPNESAGSTVNGMQTQDPVGQGYLAHQLLGNSMQHQGAGRPSQQMLGQVSATSHINIYQGPESCLPGAHGMGSQPSSLAVVRGYQPCASFGGSRCQAVPRGSLALQSGQLSDTSQTCRVNGIKMEMKGQPHPLCSNLQNYSGQFYDQTVGFSQQDTKAGSFSISDASCLLQGTSAKNSELLSPGANQVTSTVDSLDSHDLEGVQIDFDAIIDDGDHSSLMSGALSPSIIQNLSHSSSRLTTPRASLPFPALSMSTTNMAIGDMSSLLTSLAEESKFLAVMQ